The Tenuifilum thalassicum genome includes the window ACCGGCGACCTTCCCGATTGCATCGGGACGCTCTTTCCTTTTCCCCTTTGACCTGGTTCCCCAACCTGTCAAACTCATCACATAAAAGTCCAGCATTTGGAACCAGCACCCGATAAAAAAAGCCCGCAAACCTTTATCGATTGCGAGCCTTAATCCTTGTAGCGAGAGCTGGGATTGAACCGGCGACCTTCCCGATTGCATCGGGACGCTCTTTCCTTTTCCCCTTTGACCTGGTTCCCCAACCTGTCAAACTCATCACATAAAAGTCCAGTATTTGGAACCAGCATCCGATAAAAAAAGCCCGCAAACCTTTACTGTTTGCGAGCCTCAAACCTTGTAGCGAGAGCCGGGATTGAACCGGCGACCTCATGATTATGAATCATGCGCTCTAACCAACTGAGCTACCTCGCCATCATTTATTGAGGTACTTAAGTCGTACCCTTTTAAATTTTGCGGTGCAAAAATAGATATTTTTTAAAAACAAAAAAATATTTTATTCCAATAAAACACATACTTTTTTTCCAAATTTTGAGTTTTAAACACAAGATGTTGATAAATAAACAATTCGAACACATTGATATTTAATTTCTTTTTATAAATTGCAAGAAAGCTATTTAATAGTCATAATGTACCGTTTTCCACTTAAGGGAAAATTTAAATTAAAATGTTTGTATATGAAAGGGACGACAAAAACAGGCAATAAGGTGGAACTCGAATTTCCGATAAACACATCTCCAGGAATACTTTTCAAGAGGCTTTGCACGCCACATGGACTTTCCGAGTGGTTTGCCGACGATGTTAACCTATCAGGTAACATTTTCACATTTTTTTGGGATGGCGATACAAGAAAGGCCGAACTTGTTGACAAAAAAGAAAACAAATGTGTTAAGTTCAAGTGGCTAAACGACGATGAGCATGAAAGCGAAGGAATGCTTATTTTCAAATTGCAAACTGATGAGCTCACAGGCGAAACGTCGTTAACAGTCATAGAAGAGATTCCAGATGATGAGGATGTAGATGAGACTATATCGCTCTGGAATCACCAAATTGGCGAACTTAAAAGATTGATTGGCGCATAGGCAAACTCCAAACTTTATCACTTTCTCATTCGTTTAAAAACATTACATTTGTAGTGTTTTAAAATGAGATTTAAGTGAAAACTCTTCATCGCTTTATTCTTAAGTCCTATATTGGGCCGCTGGTAATGACTTTCTTCATTACCATGTTTGTACTTCTTATGCAATTTCTGTGGCGATACATCGATGACCTTGTCGGGAAAGGGTTAGAATGGGATGTGATTGCCGAGTTGCTCTTATATGCTTCGGCGGGTTTAGTGCCTATGGCCCTTCCACTTGCTACTCTTTTGGCGTCGCTTATGACCATGGGAAATCTTGGTGAGAACAATGAGTTGTTAGCCATGAAATCCGCTGGAATTTCATTACCTCGAATCCTCTCGCCGCTTATCGTATTAACTATAGCAATTAGTATTGGCGCCTTTTTCTTTTCCAACAATGTTTTGCCTTACACAAATCTAAAAATATCAACATTACTCTATTCTGTAAAACAACAGAAACCTGAACTCATAATCAAGGAAGGCGTTTTCACTAATTTGATTGAAGGATACAGCATTAAGGTTAGTGAACGAGACCAAAAGACTGGTCTATTGCGTAGAATATTAATTTATGAGCACAAAAACGAAAACACCAACACCACTGTTACTTATGCCGATTCTGGGTATATGCAACCAACGGCAGACCAAAAATTCTTAGTTGCAACACTATTTAATGGAAACACATACAAAGAAGTTCGAGATAAAAGCAAAAATTTATACCAACAAAAGCAGAAGTTGCCCGCCCAACACCAAAAATTCGAAAAGCAAGTACTGATTTTTGAACTAAAAGGTTTTAAGCTTGAACGCGCCGATGAGAACTTTTTTAAAGATAGCTATCAAACCCAAAATATAAAACAGCTTCAAAAAGTTGAAGATTCTTTAAAACAAGCTTTTAATACCCAAATAAAATTATTCTCGCAAAATATAATTCGTAATAGCATATTCCGAAATCCTTACTGGCTAAATCGCGACTCTACGAAAAAAGTCAAGATAAAACTAGATGTTGATTCTTTGTACAACACGTTAAAACCAGAAGAAAAAATTAGAGCCATTGAACGCGCCATCGATAATGCGCGATCAACTAAAAGCTATATTTCATCGTCAAAGGATGAGTTTTACTACAAGCAAAAGTATATTGCTAGACATAAGATAGAATGGAATAGAAAATTCACCCTATCGTTTGCATGCTTTGTCTTTTTCTTCATTGGAGCACCTTTAGGTGCAATAATTAGAAAAGGAGGATTAGGAACGCCTGTTGTTATTTCGGTTATATTCTTCATCTTCTACTATATAATTAATCTAACTGGTGAGAAATTTGCCCGTGAACTGATTTGGGACCCAAATCTAGGCATGTGGGTTTCATCGTTCATCCTTTTACCACTAGGCATATTCCTTTCATATAAGGCAACAACCGATTCAGTTATTATGAATGCTGATTTTTACATCGACAAAATAAAGAAAGTGCTAAACATCTTGAAGTTTTTTTTAAAAGCGTAAAACCCACAATGAATATTTTAGTTATTTCACACAAACCACCCTACCCCCCTGTTGATGGAGGCACTTTAGCCACACTAAACATGTGCATTGGACTAGCAAAAGCAGGGAATAGGGTAACTGTACTTACCCTTAGCTCTCAAAAACATCCTAGTTCCCTTGACATAATACCCGACCATATTCAAAATCTTATAAACTTTGAGATTGTTCACACTACTATAAAAACAAATATCCCAGGCTACATTAGAAACTTTCTTTTTTCTAAACGACCATACAACATCGAACGATATATAAGCCTATCGTTCAAAAGGCTGCTAATAAAAAACCTCAAGAACCAGGACTACCAAGTTGTTCAGATTGAAGGATTATACCTCTACCCCTATTTAAAAACGATAAGGAGACACTTCAAAGGCCTTATTTCCATAAGAACACACAACGTAGAGCATCAAATTTGGGATAAAATTGAAAAAAATGAGAATAGTAAGCCAAGGCAGCTCTACTTTAAATTCTTAGCCAAACGCCTTGCTCGAATAGAGCATAAGCTGTCAAAAATGGTTGATGCCTTAGTGTCCATTACTGAACCCGACAGGCAATGGTTTATAAATAACGGTTTCACCAAACCATCAATCACAATTCCTGTTGGCTACTTTACTGATGATATTACTAGTGACGCAGACCCAGTTGATTTTCCATCCATTTGCTATATTGGAGCACTCGATTGGTTACCAAATATCGAAGGGCTTAAGTGGTTTTTAGATTGGGTATGGCCTATAATTCAAGCAGAAATTCCTGGAATTGAATTTCACATTGCAGGAAGGAATGCGCCTGAGGATTTTGCTGAACGATTAATGATTGAGCGTAATATTATTTTTCATGGACAGGTAGCAAGTGCCTCTGCATTTTTAAGTAGATGCCCAATAATGATAGTCCCACTACTCTCTGGTAGCGGTCTTAGGATTAAAATAATAGAAGGCATGCACCTTAATAGAACCATAATAGCAACTAGCATTGCGGTTAAAGGTATAGATGTGAAACACAAGGAACATCTTCTTATTGCTGATAAACCAGAAGAGTTTGCACACGCTGTATGCTCCGTTATTAACGACCCCTCATTTGGCAAACAGCTTGGCAAAAACGCATTGGAGTATGCCAAATCAAATTTCGATGCAGTAAAATTGGCGCATGAGCTCACTAACTTTTACGAAAAGATATTGCAATGATAATTGAATATCTATTCTGGACTGGAATTTTTATAATAGCTTACACCTATTTTGGTTACCCTCTTCTTTTAGGTTCTTTCTGCGCTCTTAAAAAAGTTTTAGCCAGCAGCAACAAAAATAATAACAACTCTGAACTCCCTCCCGTTACAATTGTAACCGCTGCCTACAACGAAGAGAATCATGTAGAATCAAAAATAGAAAACAACAATCAGATAGACTATCCCAAAGACAAGATTACTCAGCTTTGGGTTGAGAATGGCAGCACAGACAAAACACTCACCCTTCTTAAGAAACATAGCGATATCGTGCTAATTACAACGAAAGAACGACTTGGGAAAGCAGAGTCGCTTAACAACGCCGTACAGAAAATCAATACGCCCATTGTAATTCTAACCGATGCAAACACAACACTTTCGAAAAATTCAGTAAAAGATTTAGTTAAACACTTCACAAACCCCAAAGTAGGTTGTGTTGCAGGGCGGAAAATGGTGAAATGGAGCAAAGAAGATTCATCGGCATCAAAGGGTGAAGGTTTCTACTGGATTTTTGAGTCCTTTTTGAAAAAAATGGAATCGTGCACTGGGACCACAATATCGGGTGCAGGGGAACTTTATGCAATTAGAACAGAACTTTTCAAAACAATCGATTCAGATACAATACTAGATGATTTTGCTGTATCGTCAAAAATAATTGAACAGGGTTACCAAATTAAATATGAGCCCAATGCAATTGCTCAAGAATCTGGCTCATTGACCATTGAAGATGAGCGAAAAAGAAAAATCAGGATTGCAGCAGGAAGTTTCCAGCTATTAAGCCGGCACCTTTCAAGCCTGATATCAAAACAAAACATCGACGTAAGTTTTAAATTCATATCTCATAAACTATTAAGATGGATTGCTGTTCCTCCCTTCTTGATTCTTCTTCCTGTTCTTAACGCATTCATTATAGCCATGCAAAATGAGTTAAATGCTATTTATATATTTTCAATGTTCCTATTCGGTATATTTTACCTTTGGGTTTTAGTAGGCTTTATATTAAGGAACAAAAAATCTGTTCCTCCAATCATTATATTGCCTTATTATGGTTTTATGATGAACATTTCAATGTTTGAAGGATTTATAAGATATCTCGGAGGGAAACAGAACTATTTGTGGGAAAAGGCAAACCGAAAAGTTGATAAGTTGTAGAATAAAATTCGAATCAATAAACTAATTTTGCAGAGTTAAAAAAATAAGGAAATAACAGGCAGCGTAATGACAAACAATAGAGAAATCAAATTAAACACAATTGACGAAGCCCTTGAAGAGCTACGAAATGGCAGGGTAATAATAGTAGTAGACGATGAAGATAGAGAAAATGAAGGCGATTTTATAGCTGCTGCCGAACTGATTACCCCAGAGATAATAAATTTCATGGCCAAACATGGCCGTGGTTTAATATGTGCATCGCTGCCTGAGAAACGTTGCGACGAGCTTGATTTAGAGCTAATGGTAGGGAGGAACACAGCATTACACCACACCGCATTTACTGTTTCTGTTGACCTAATTGGCCATGGATGTACAACTGGCATTTCTGCATCGGACAGAGCAAAAACGATAAAAGCCTTAGTTGATCCTAAAACCAAACCCGAGGATTTAGCACGCCCTGGCCATATTTTTCCTTTAAGAGCCAAAGAGAAAGGAGTTCTACGTAGGGCGGGGCACACCGAAGCAGCCGTTGACCTTACAGAACTTGCCGGTTTAACACCTGGCGGTGTTTTGGTCGAAATAATGAATGATGATGGTACTATGGCCCGCCTTCCACAACTAATGGAGGTAGCCCAAAAGTTCAACTTGAAAATAGTTTCAATCAAAGACCTTATCAGCTATCGGTTAAGATTCGACAGTATTGTTGAAAAAGGGGTAAAGGTAAAACTACCAACCGAGTTTGGCGATTTTTCTCTTATTCCCTTTAAGCAAAAGTCGAACGGGTTGGAACACGTTGCTCTAATAAAAGGAGATTGGGAACCCGATGAGGCTGTTTTGGTTAGGGTACACTCATCATGCGTAACCGGTGACATATTTGGCTCCTACCGCTGCGATTGCGGCCCTCAACTTCACGAAGCAATGAAGATGATAGACAAGGAGGGTAAAGGAGTACTTGTTTATCTCAACCAAGAAGGTAGGGGAATAGGACTATTCAACAAGATACACGCATACAAGCTTCAAGAGGAAGGACTGGATACGGTTGATGCGAATGTGGAACTTGGCTTCCAACCCGATGAGCGCGACTATGGGGTTGGCGCTAGCATTTTACGTGAAGTTGGTGTAAAAAAAATGCGCCTTATAACAAACAATCCGAAGAAGATGACTGGACTTGAAGGCTACGGGCTTCAAGTAGTGGAAAATATTCCCCTAGTAATTCCCCCAAATCCTTTCAACGAGTTCTACCTAAAAACGAAACATGAGCGCATGGGGCATATTAATCTGTTTAATCACAAAAAAGATTAGTTCAAATGCCACAAGCAACTTTCCCTCGCATTGTTTACATGGGGACACCCGACTTTGCAGTTGAACCCTTAAAAGAGATTTTAGAATCTGGCTATAATGTTTCTGCTGTTGTAACCGTACCCGACAAGCCAGCAGGTCGTGGTTTAAAGTTTAAACCATCGCCAGTTAAAACATTCGCACAGGAAAAGAACCTACCTATTCTTCAACCCTCAAAATTAAAAGACCCAGATTTTATTAACGAGCTAAAAAAGATAAATCCCGATATTATTGTTGTTGTTGCATTCCGGATGCTTCCAAAGGAAGTATGGCAACTACCTAAAATTGGAACATTTAACCTTCATGCATCGCTTCTCCCTCAATACAGAGGCGCCGCACCAATTAACTGGGCAATAATTAACGGAGAAACACAAACAGGCGTTACTACCTTTTTACTTGATGAACAGATTGACACAGGCAACATTCTATTACAAGAAGTTGTACCTATTTCTGAAGATGAATCAGCAGGGGAACTACATGACAAGCTAATGCTAGTTGGCTCAAAACTGGTTGTAGAAACCATTAATCTTTTAGCTAAAGGTGATTATAAACCTATTCCGCAAAGCCAAATATCAGTTGAGGGTGAAATTAAATCGGCGCCAAAAATTTTCAAGGAGACTTGCAAGATAGATTGGGATAGTCCTGTATCAAAGATATACAACCATATAAGGGGACTTTCGCCCTACCCTGCAGCTTGGTCAGAGCTAAAAATTAAAAAGGGTGATGTAGAATCAACCACATCTATAAAAATATACTCCGCTGAAAAAACCAATTTTCACCCCTCAGCAAAACCAGGAACAATAGCAACAGACCACAAAAGTTTCATAAATGTAAATTGCTCAGACGGAGTCCTTTCTTTAAAAAGAATTCAGGTAGCCGGAAAGAAAGCGATGAATGTTGACGAGTTCCTTCGAGGCTTAAATAACACAGAGCTTATCGAAATGTTATAAAGGCTTTTTTCTTCTAAGATAAATTACATCCCCAACTTCGGGTTCTTCACCTTGTTTCATTCTATTCTTCCTGTAAAGATGTTTTAGCTTTACCCCAAACCTTTGTGATATAGAATACATTGTTTCACCTGGTTCAACGGTATGAACAGGATGCGACCTATCCGCACGCCGACGCTTTGGCTGAATATATAGCTCTTGACCTTCTCTTAGCGTTGAGTCTTTTGTTAAATCGTTATACTTATATAGTTGCCATGGCATCAAACTTAAATCCTTTGTTAAGGACTCAAAGGTATCGCCCTCTTTAACAACAATGTATTTTATTCTGTTTCGAACAAAAACTTTTCTGCTATTATAGATATCAACACTATAGCTATCAACATCTGCCAGATAGTCAGATGGAGGCGAAACCTTAACATCAACGCCCTTATCGAATCGGTACAGCTGATTATCCTCAATAATTTGAATTAAAAGATTAGCATAATTTGGGTTAGTTGCATATCCAGCCTTCTTTAAACCACGTGCCCACGCCTTATAATCTGTGGGATCTAGTTTAAAGAGAAAATCGTAGCGACTGCTCCCCCTTAGGAAAAGGCTATGATCGGTAAATGATTGCTCTGGACTACGATACTTTCTAAAACACTCTCCTTTCCTATCATCATCATGATAGATTCTCCCACCCTTCCAGTTTTTATGACACTTTATGCCAAAATGGTTGTTTGCCTTTACTGCAAGAGTACTATTGCCATTATCACTCTCAAGTAGAGCTTGAGCAAGAGTAATACTTGCTGGAACTCCATATTTTTTCATATTTTGAATGGCAATATAAGAGTACCTACTTATATACTCTTCACGAGAAATCTTTTTCTGGGCTAATGCAGCCGTGAAAAAACCTGTAAGCAACAAAAATATTCCAAGAGAACGAATCAACCGAACCATTTCTAACTACTATAAATCAACACCTAACAACATAAATTGCTCCCATAGCTTATCATTGGGAGGATCAGCGACTATTCTGATAGCGTCACCGCTAATGGGATGCGTAAAAGCAAAAATTCTGGAATGAAGATTTATACCACCATCAGGATTTGAACGAGGGTACCCATATTTTAAGTCCCCACGTATTGGGCAGCCTATCTTGGATAGTTGGGCTCTAATCTGATGATGACGGCCAGTAATTAGGTTAATAGAAAGCAAGTAGTAGTTTTGTGTCCTACCAACCAGTTCATACTCTAGTCTTGCAATTTTTGAGCCCTTCACATCACGATGATAGGCATAAGATTTATTCTTTTTACTATCTCGAAGAATGTAATGAACAAGCGTATCGGAATCCTTTGGTGGCATATTTTTTACTATGGCCCAATATTTCTTTTGAATTTTGCCTTCCTGAAACAGATTATTAATTCTACTTAAGCCCTTGCTTGTTTTAGCAAATAGCACCACTCCGCTAACAGGTCTATCAATCCTGTGGGTTACCTCAAGAAAAACCCTTCCTGGCTTTGAATCGCGCTCCTTAATGAACTGCTTTACTTTATCAATAAGAGGGACATCGCCAGTTTTATCGGACTGGACTATCTCACCGCATTCTTTATTTACTGCAATAAAGTGGTTATCTTCATATATTATTCTGTCGGACGATATCTTTTCTGCCATACTAATATTGTTCCTTTTCGTTAGGGAAGTCAAGAGATTTCACATCGTTTATATAGGCTTGAAAAGCCCCCATCATCTCAGCATATAGATTATGGTATCGCCTTAAAAACCTTGGAGAAAATTCTTGGTTAATACCAAGCATATCATGTGTTACTAGTACCTGACCGTCAACACCATTACCAGCTCCAATACCAATAACAGGTATTTTCAACTCAGAGGCAACTTGAGCACCAAGTTTAGCCGGAATCTTCTCTAAAACAATTGAGAAACATCCAGTTTCCTCTAACAGGTGAGCATCCTCAATAAGTTTTTTAGCTTCTGCCTCCTCTCGAGCACGGACAACATAGGTTCCAAACTTATGGATTGACTGAGGGGTTAGGCCCAAATGTCCCATAACTGGAATACCAGCCGAAAGAATTCTTTCGACAGAATCAATAATTTCAGAACCACCTTCCATTTTAACAGCATCGGCACCACTTTCCTTCATTATTCGAATAGCAGACCGCAGCGCTAATTTAGAATTGCCTTGATATGTCCCAAAGGGCATATCAACAACAACTAACGCACGCTTTACGGCCCTTACTACTGAGCTAGCATGGTAAATCATTTGGTCAAGCGTGATAGGAAGGGTAGATATATGACCAGCCATGACATTCGATGCAGAATCGCCAACAAGCAAAACATCAACCCCTGCAGCGTCGAGTATACGGGCCATTGAATAATCGTATGCCGTTAACATGGCTATTTTTTCCCCTCTTAGCTTCATCTCATGAAGTACATGAGTGGTGACAACCTTTACTTTACTTTCCGATGACATCTCAATTTATTTTATCACTCAAAGGTAAGGTATTATTTCAGTTATTATCAGCTAAATTATGAAAATTAGAACTACTGCCAAAACGACACTACCACATATATCCCTTGCATGGTAGGCAGTTCAAACCGATAAAAGCATGACAACAAAGACAAAACCTGACAGCAATTTGATAAGAATGATTTAAAAACACTGTCATCTTTACACATTTTTAGTACCAAACCCAAATGGCACAGAGATTGAACATTTAACAGCGACAAATTTGAGAAATAAATTAAGTAACCAAATAAAAAAATTTGAAACAATGAGCAAAATAATTGGAATCGACTTAGGAACAACCAACTCGTGTGTTGCCGTAATGGAAGGTAACGAGCCGGTTGTTATTACTAACAGTGAAGGAAAAAGAACTACCCCTTCTGTAGTTGCTTTTACTGACAACGGCGAGCGCAAAGTTGGTGATCCTGCTAAACGTCAAGCCATTATAAATCCACAAAAAACCATATTCTCCATTAAGCGTTTCATGGGAGAAACTTACGACAAGGTTGCACAGGTAGAGATTCCACGTGTGCCATACAAAATAGTAAAAGGAGATAACAATACACCACGTGTGGATATTGATGGCCGGTTATACACACCCCAAGAAATATCTTCAATGATTCTTCAAAAAATGAAGAAGACTGCCGAAGATTACTTGGGCCAAGAAGTGACCGAAGCAGTAATCACTGTACCTGCATACTTTAGCGACTCGCAACGTCAAGCCACAAAAGAGGCTGGAGAAATTGCTGGGCTTAAAGTACGTCGTATTATAAACGAGCCTACTGCTGCTGCTCTGGCTTATGGTCTAGATAAGCAAAACAAAGACCTTAAAGTTGCAGTTTATGACCTTGGTGGAGGTACTTTTGACATCTCTATCCTAGAACTTGGTGATGGTGTATTTGAAGTTAAATCAACTAACGGCGACACTCACCTAGGAGGTGATGACTTTGACCAAGTAATTATAGATTGGTTAGCCGAAGAGTTCCTAAAAGATGAAGGTGTTGACCTACGTAAAGACCCAATGGCTCTTCAACGCTTGAAAGAAGCTGCCGAAAAGGCCAAAATAGAGCTTTCAAGCACTACCTCAACCGAAATTAACCTTCCTTACATCATGCCTGTAAATGGCATACCAAAGCACCTTGTAAAAACTTTAACCCGCGCTCAATTTGAAAAACTTGCCGACGATCTTGTACAGCGTACAATTGAGCCTTGTAAAAAAGCCTTAGCCGATGCTGGTTTACAGCCATCAGACATTGATGAAGTGATACTTGTAGGTGGTTCAACCCGCATTCCTAAAGTTCAAGAGGTTGTTGAGAAATTCTTTGGCCGCAAACCAAATAAGAGCGTGAACCCAGATGAAGTTGTTGCAGTTGGTGCTGCTATTCAAGGAGGTGTTTTAACTGGTGAGGTTAAAGATGTTTTACTTCTTGACGTAACACCTCTTTCATTAGGTATTGAAACACTCGGAGGAGTTTTCACAAAGCTAATTGAGGCCAACACCACAATACCAACCAAGAAAACTGAGGTGTTTACCACAGCAGCAGACAACCAGCCATCAGTAGAGATACATGTTCTACAAGGTGAAAGACCGCTTGCTAAAGACAACAAGACCATTGGTCGCTTCCACCTCGATGGAATACCACCTGCCCCACGTGGCGTTCCTCAAATTGAAGTTACCTTTGACATCGACGCTAATGGTATTCTTCATGTAACAGCTAAAGACAGAGGAACTGGTAAAGAACAAAAGATTAGGATTGAAGCCTCCTCTGGCCTTTCAGAAGATGAAATCAAGCGCATGCGTGAAGAAGCAAAACGCAACGAGGAAGCAGACCGCAAAGAGAAAGAGCGCATCGAAAAAATCAATGCAGCCGATAGCTTAATCTTCCAAACTGAGAAACAGCTTAAAGAGTTTGGCGATAAGATTCCTGCCGATAAGAAAGGGCCTATAGAGGCTGCACTAGGCAAGCTAAAAGAAGCTCACAAGAGCCAAGATTTGGCTGCTATTGAAACAGCAACCAATGAGCTCAACACTGCATGGCAAGCAGCATCGGAAGAGATTTACAAAGCTCAATCCGAAGCAAATGCTAACCCAGGACAACAGGCTAACGCAGGTAGCAGCAACTCTTCGTCTGACAACGACCAAGAGGTAACCGATGTTGATTTTGAAGAAGTTAAATAACCTAACACTTTAGGTACACTAAAAAAAGAGGCTGTCTAAAAAGGCAGCCTTTTTTTATATCTTTATGGTTCTAAACAATATATTTGCATTGTAAATTAAAGTAGTTGAGATGAAAAAACTTACCACTCTATCGTTTATTATTTTATCATTTGTAGCTTTTTCGCAAAGCAACACAGAAATCAACAAGCTAGACAACCAAAATCGTAAGCAAGGATACTGGTGTAAGCATTATCGCAATGGGAAAATGGCTTATGAAGGATGGTTTGTAAATGACAAACCAGTAGGTGAATTTAAAAGATATCACGAGAATGGAGTTTTAAAGGCTTTACTCGAATACACAGAAAATTCTCCAATAGTAAAAGTTACATTTTACAACACCTCTGGAATCAAAATATCAACAGGTTTTTACAAACATCAAAAAAAGGACAGCCTTTGGCAGTACTACTCCTCAAAAGGAAACGTAATATATGAGGAGCGATATAGTAATGGATTAAAGCATGGCCGCTCAAAAAGTTACTACAAATCTGGAAAAATAAAAGAATCGGCCATGTATAGCAATGGTAAGCTAAATGGCGTTTTAGTTTTATTTTTTGAAAATGGGCAAAACAAATCGGTTATACCATACAAAAATGGGACTATTGATGGAAAAATGACTGTTTACTATCCAAACGGTAATATTAGGGTGGAAGGTCTTTATGTAAAAGGGCTAAAGGAAGGAGAATGGAAGTTGTATGCCGAAGATGGAACCCTAACACAAAAAATTAAATACAAAAAAGGAATACCTGAAAATTTTGACGAACTTGTAAAAAAGGAATCGGACTACTTAAACTCATTAATTAAAAATGCAGGTAAAATAAAAGAACCCGATATTAATGACATTTCTAACTCAGGTGGAGTTGGATACTAACCACATTCTAAATGATGGAACAAAGATTTATTAAAACTACACTTCTTCTAATTATTTTCCAATGCGCTTTTTCCCCGTTATTGGGGCAAACTAAATATTTTATTGCATTTACCGACAAGCAAAACAACCTTTACTCACTTGATAATCCCGAAAAGTTTCTCTCAAGCAGAGCAATTGAAAGGAGAACAACACAAAACATCCCTATTACAGAAGAAGACTTACCTGTCTCCAATACATATATAGAACAGCTCGCCAGCCTCACAACCACCATTCACTACCCTTTAAAATGGTTTAACGGTGTTGTTGCTACCGTTGACCCAAACAACATTGCCAGCATACAAGACCTACCCTTTGTTAAAAGCATCACAAAAATCTATGAACCTGTTAAATCGCAGAAACAAATTAACACTGATTGGAAAACAGCAAGTGAAGTTTTACAGACAAAAAAGCAATCAACATCATTAAATTACGGGATTTCATTCAACCAAATAGCGATGCACAATGGTCACCTTTTTCACAATAACGGTTACCTAGGCGAAGGAATTACAATTGCTATTCTTGATGCTGGATTTTTAAATGTTAACACACACTATGCTTTTGATAGCCTTTGGGCTAATCAACAAATCTTAGGTACTCGCGATTTTGTCGACCCCTCTTCAAACATATTTGCAGAGCACTACCACGGAGCCATGGTTTTATCTACCATAGGAGGATATGCCGATGGCATGCTAATAGGCACCGCCCCAAAAGCTAATTTCTGGCTTATTAGAACC containing:
- a CDS encoding glycosyltransferase family 4 protein; this encodes MNILVISHKPPYPPVDGGTLATLNMCIGLAKAGNRVTVLTLSSQKHPSSLDIIPDHIQNLINFEIVHTTIKTNIPGYIRNFLFSKRPYNIERYISLSFKRLLIKNLKNQDYQVVQIEGLYLYPYLKTIRRHFKGLISIRTHNVEHQIWDKIEKNENSKPRQLYFKFLAKRLARIEHKLSKMVDALVSITEPDRQWFINNGFTKPSITIPVGYFTDDITSDADPVDFPSICYIGALDWLPNIEGLKWFLDWVWPIIQAEIPGIEFHIAGRNAPEDFAERLMIERNIIFHGQVASASAFLSRCPIMIVPLLSGSGLRIKIIEGMHLNRTIIATSIAVKGIDVKHKEHLLIADKPEEFAHAVCSVINDPSFGKQLGKNALEYAKSNFDAVKLAHELTNFYEKILQ
- a CDS encoding bifunctional 3,4-dihydroxy-2-butanone-4-phosphate synthase/GTP cyclohydrolase II; this encodes MTNNREIKLNTIDEALEELRNGRVIIVVDDEDRENEGDFIAAAELITPEIINFMAKHGRGLICASLPEKRCDELDLELMVGRNTALHHTAFTVSVDLIGHGCTTGISASDRAKTIKALVDPKTKPEDLARPGHIFPLRAKEKGVLRRAGHTEAAVDLTELAGLTPGGVLVEIMNDDGTMARLPQLMEVAQKFNLKIVSIKDLISYRLRFDSIVEKGVKVKLPTEFGDFSLIPFKQKSNGLEHVALIKGDWEPDEAVLVRVHSSCVTGDIFGSYRCDCGPQLHEAMKMIDKEGKGVLVYLNQEGRGIGLFNKIHAYKLQEEGLDTVDANVELGFQPDERDYGVGASILREVGVKKMRLITNNPKKMTGLEGYGLQVVENIPLVIPPNPFNEFYLKTKHERMGHINLFNHKKD
- a CDS encoding glycosyltransferase family 2 protein, with translation MIIEYLFWTGIFIIAYTYFGYPLLLGSFCALKKVLASSNKNNNNSELPPVTIVTAAYNEENHVESKIENNNQIDYPKDKITQLWVENGSTDKTLTLLKKHSDIVLITTKERLGKAESLNNAVQKINTPIVILTDANTTLSKNSVKDLVKHFTNPKVGCVAGRKMVKWSKEDSSASKGEGFYWIFESFLKKMESCTGTTISGAGELYAIRTELFKTIDSDTILDDFAVSSKIIEQGYQIKYEPNAIAQESGSLTIEDERKRKIRIAAGSFQLLSRHLSSLISKQNIDVSFKFISHKLLRWIAVPPFLILLPVLNAFIIAMQNELNAIYIFSMFLFGIFYLWVLVGFILRNKKSVPPIIILPYYGFMMNISMFEGFIRYLGGKQNYLWEKANRKVDKL
- a CDS encoding LptF/LptG family permease; protein product: MKTLHRFILKSYIGPLVMTFFITMFVLLMQFLWRYIDDLVGKGLEWDVIAELLLYASAGLVPMALPLATLLASLMTMGNLGENNELLAMKSAGISLPRILSPLIVLTIAISIGAFFFSNNVLPYTNLKISTLLYSVKQQKPELIIKEGVFTNLIEGYSIKVSERDQKTGLLRRILIYEHKNENTNTTVTYADSGYMQPTADQKFLVATLFNGNTYKEVRDKSKNLYQQKQKLPAQHQKFEKQVLIFELKGFKLERADENFFKDSYQTQNIKQLQKVEDSLKQAFNTQIKLFSQNIIRNSIFRNPYWLNRDSTKKVKIKLDVDSLYNTLKPEEKIRAIERAIDNARSTKSYISSSKDEFYYKQKYIARHKIEWNRKFTLSFACFVFFFIGAPLGAIIRKGGLGTPVVISVIFFIFYYIINLTGEKFARELIWDPNLGMWVSSFILLPLGIFLSYKATTDSVIMNADFYIDKIKKVLNILKFFLKA
- a CDS encoding START-like domain-containing protein; protein product: MKGTTKTGNKVELEFPINTSPGILFKRLCTPHGLSEWFADDVNLSGNIFTFFWDGDTRKAELVDKKENKCVKFKWLNDDEHESEGMLIFKLQTDELTGETSLTVIEEIPDDEDVDETISLWNHQIGELKRLIGA